A window of Castanea sativa cultivar Marrone di Chiusa Pesio chromosome 1, ASM4071231v1 contains these coding sequences:
- the LOC142621699 gene encoding ferredoxin--NADP reductase, leaf isozyme, chloroplastic-like translates to MASAVNASVSLPSSTSSSLTTRTSTVYSERVSFSKSIFYSRNVYVGKKMVQIRAQVTTETPAKVQKVSKKDDEGVIVNKFKPKEPYIGKCLLNSKITADDAPGETWHMVFTTEGEVPYREGQSIGIIPDGIDKNGKPHKLRLYSIASSALGDFGNSQTVSLCVKRLVYTNDKGEIVKGVCSNFLCDVKPGADVKITGPVGKEMLMPKDPNATVIMLATGTGIAPFRSFLWKMFFEKHENYKFNGLAWLFLGVPTTSSLLYKEEFAKMKEKAPENFRVDYAVSREQTNDKGEKMYIQTRMAQYAEELWELLKKDNTYVYMCGLKGMEKGIDDIMVSLAAKDGIDWLEYRRQLKKAEQWNVEVY, encoded by the exons atggcttcTGCAGTAAATGCATCGGTCTCTTTACCATCTTCCACTTCATCCTCTCTAACCACCAGAACTTCTACAGTATATTCAGAAAGAGTTAGCTTCAGTAAG AGTATCTTCTATTCTAGAAATGTCTACGTTGGTAAGAAAATGGTTCAGATTAGAGCCCAAGTCACCACAGAGACTCCAGCCAAAGTACAAAAAGTTTCCAAGAAAGATGACGAGGGTGTGATTGTAAACAAGTTCAAGCCTAAGGAGCCTTATATTGGTAAGTGCCTTCTGAATTCCAAAATTACAGCGGACGATGCTCCGGGAGAGACTTGGCACATGGTGTTCACTACTGAGG GGGAAGTTCCTTATAGAGAAGGACAATCCATTGGTATTATTCCAGATGGCATTGACAAGAATGGGAAACCCCACAAGCTTAGATTGTATTCTATTGCCAGTAGTGCTCTTGGAGACTTTGGGAATTCCCAAACT GTTTCTCTGTGTGTCAAGAGGCTTGTCTACACCAATGATAAAGGAGAGATAGTTAAAGGAGTTTGCTCAAATTTCTTGT GTGACGTGAAGCCTGGGGCTGATGTGAAAATCACAGGACCTGTAGGAAAAGAAATGCTTATGCCAAAAGATCCAAATGCCACAGTTATAATG CTTGCAACCGGAACTGGAATTGCTCCTTTCCGTTCATTCTTGTGGAAGATGTTTTTTGAGAAGCATGAGAATTATAAG TTCAATGGATTGGCTTGGCTTTTTTTGGGTGTTCCAACAACTAGCTCATTGCTCTACAAGGAg GAGTTTGCGAAGATGAAAGAGAAGGCACCAGAAAACTTCAGAGTTGATTATGCAGTGAGCAGAGAACAAACAAATGACAAGGGTGAGAAGATGTATATTCAAACCCGAATGGCACAGTATGCAGAGGAGCTATGGGAGTTACTCAAAAAAGACAACAcctatgtatatatgtgtggaCTCAAGGGAATGGAGAAGGGGATTGATGACATAATGGTCTCTTTGGCTGCTAAAGATG GCATCGACTGGCTTGAATACAGGAGACAATTGAAGAAGGCAGAGCAATGGAATGTTGAAGTCTACTGA
- the LOC142610343 gene encoding LOW QUALITY PROTEIN: L-ascorbate oxidase homolog (The sequence of the model RefSeq protein was modified relative to this genomic sequence to represent the inferred CDS: deleted 1 base in 1 codon; substituted 2 bases at 2 genomic stop codons), translating to MTLIKPLRFITLTFLYFVTVSTMLVYPSDPEIFFDWTISYTQRSPLGVNKQVIVINDQFPGPLLNVMTDNVVHVKDQIGSYFYFPSLHFQKAAGGFGAIRVNNRAVIPIPFPLPSQDFDVLIGDWYNADYQMLRTXLDVGNGLPTPDGILINGLGHNEATFDFQPGATYRFRISNVGFKTSINFRIQDHLMRLVETEGSYTTQDDEYDSLDIHVGQSYSVLVTAKNDTNGTSYPMIASSRFTENILFGLGVIRYPGSVAXPLGTISPGPTPFNYTYSMLQAQSIRYLLPFGSIMGNPQGSYHYGQINISRTLILKNGVIFDGHRLRYTINGVSFIQQDTPLKLADYFRLSDVFEPNILFDTPNDNVLLVLGTSVVDAMYQDYVHVVFQNPLSQIQTWHLDGYNFFVVGMGFGTWDENKKESYNLFDAVSRSTIQVYPLAWTAVLVKLDNQGMWNLRSQNAENWYLGQELYIRVKGIGQDDPSTIPIQDEAPIPENVIKCRKTTSL from the exons ATGACACTCATAAAGCCTCTCAGATTTATCACCTTGACATTCCTCTACTTCGTGACTGTATCAACCATGTTGGTTTATCCCAGTGATCCAGAGATTTTCTTTGATTGGACAATTTCTTATACTCAACGTTCTCCTCTTGGTGTTAATAAACAG GTGATTGTGATCAACGATCAATTTCCGGGGCCGCTTTTGAACGTGATGACCGATAATGTTGTTCAT GTTAAAGACCAAATTGGAAGCTATTTCTATTTCCCTTCACTTCATTTTCAAAAGGCCGCTGGTGGATTTGGTGCCATTCGGGTGAACAATCGCGCAGTTATTCCTATTCCTTTCCCTCTACCATCCCAAGATTTCGATGTACTTATTGGTGATTGGTACAATGCAGACTATCAG ATGTTGAGAACCTAACTTGATGTTGGGAATGGTTTGCCCACGCCAGATGGAATCCTTATCAATGGGCTTGGACATAATGAAGCAACTTTTGACTTTCAACCAG GGGCTACATACAGGTTTAGAATTTCAAACGTGGGCTTTAAAACATCCAttaatttcagaattcaagaccATTTGATGAGGCTAGTTGAGACTGAAGGGTCTTACACCACTCAAGACGATGAGTATGATAGTCTTGACATCCATGTTGGCCAGTCTTACTCGGTCTTAGTCACAGCAAAGAACGATACAAATGGCACATCCTACCCCATGATTGCATCTTCTCGCTTTACTGAAAATATACTTTTTGGTCTTGGTGTCATTCGCTACCCTGGCTCTGTAGCCTAGCCTTTGGGCACAATTTCCCCAGGACCAACTCCATTTAACTATACCTACTCCATGTTACAAGCACAATCCATCAGGTACCTATTGCCATT TGGGAGCATCATGGGCAATCCGCAAGGAAGCTATCACTATGGCCAGATTAACATCAGCCGTACACTCATTTTAAAGAATGGTGTTATATTCGATGGACACAGGCTTCGCTACACAATTAATGGAGTCTCATTTATACAACAGGACACTCCGTTGAAGTTGGCTGACTATTTTCGGCTTAGTGATGTATTTGAGCCTAACATTTTGTTTGATACACCTAATGACAATGTTCTTCTAGTTTTGGGCACCTCAGTTGTTGATGCCATGTACCAGGATTATGTGCATGTGGTCTTCCAGAATCCTCTTTCA CAAATACAAACATGGCACCTTGATGGCTATAACTTCTTCGTTGTTGG CATGGGGTTTGGAACATGGGATGAGAATAAGAAGGAATCATATAACTTATTTGATGCTGTTTCTCGCTCCACAATCCAG GTATATCCGCTTGCATGGACAGCAGTATTGGTGAAGTTGGACAATCAAGGGATGTGGAATCTCAGATCACAAAATGCAGAGAATTGGTATCTCGGGCAGGAGCTGTACATACGAGTCAAAGGTATTGGACAGGATGACCCATCAACCATTCCTATACAAGATGAAGCTCCGATTCCTGAAAATGTCATTAAATGCAGAAAAACCACTtctctataa
- the LOC142620369 gene encoding chaperone protein dnaJ 11, chloroplastic-like, with translation MISISTSTSFSSAHFASSKAVSTASSKPIKNRSSLRISAACCTSTAERPTTGSHATTTSSLYEVLGIQAGATCQEIKAAYRRLARVVHPDVATNSQLGQTSAGDRFMKVHEAYATLSDPEKRADYDRVLYNRRPTVGFSPLGMSTCTDTMASRFAGYARRRWETDQCW, from the coding sequence ATGATTTCAATTTCCACATCAACTTCTTTCTCCTCAGCCCATTTCGCTTCCTCAAAGGCCGTCTCCACCGCCTCCTCAAAGCCCATCAAGAACCGTTCGTCGCTTCGTATCTCCGCCGCTTGCTGCACATCAACGGCGGAGAGGCCGACCACTGGGTCCCACGCTACGACAACGTCGTCACTCTACGAGGTCCTTGGGATTCAAGCTGGTGCCACGTGTCAGGAGATTAAGGCTGCATACAGAAGATTGGCTAGGGTTGTGCACCCAGATGTTGCAACTAACAGTCAACTTGGTCAGACCTCAGCCGGGGATCGGTTCATGAAAGTCCATGAAGCCTATGCCACGCTGTCAGACCCTGAGAAACGCGCCGATTACGACCGCGTGCTTTACAATCGCCGGCCAACTGTGGGTTTTTCGCCGTTGGGAATGTCCACGTGTACGGACACGATGGCTTCACGGTTTGCTGGGTATGCACGGCGGAGATGGGAGACCGATCAATGCTGGTAG
- the LOC142617402 gene encoding chaperone protein dnaJ 11, chloroplastic-like — protein sequence MISISTSTSFSRAHFVSPKVSPNSIKSRSSLRISAACTSTAERPTTGSHTAPTSSLYEVLGVQAGATCQEIKAAYRRLARVVHPDVAANGQRGQTSAGDQFMKVHEAYATLSDPEKRADYDRVLYSRRPTVSFSSLGMSTCTDTMASRFAGYTRRKWETDQCW from the coding sequence ATGATTTCAATTTCCACATCAACTTCATTTTCCAGAGCCCATTTCGTTTCCCCAAAGGTTTCCCCAAACTCCATCAAGAGCCGTTCATCACTTCGTATCTCCGCGGCTTGCACATCAACGGCGGAGAGGCCGACTACTGGGTCCCACACAGCTCCAACATCGTCACTCTACGAGGTCCTTGGGGTTCAAGCTGGTGCCACGTGTCAGGAGATTAAAGCTGCGTACAGAAGATTGGCTAGGGTTGTGCATCCAGATGTTGCAGCTAACGGTCAAAGGGGTCAGACCTCAGCTGGGGATCAGTTCATGAAGGTCCATGAAGCCTATGCCACGCTGTCAGACCCTGAGAAACGCGCCGATTACGATCGCGTGCTTTACAGCCGCCGGCCTACTGTGAGTTTTTCGTCGCTGGGAATGTCCACGTGTACGGACACGATGGCTTCGCGATTTGCTGGGTATACGCGCCGGAAATGGGAGACAGATCAATGCTGGTAG